Genomic DNA from Candidatus Cloacimonadota bacterium:
AACCAGGATTAAAATCGGTCGAAAGTGTTATTGGTAAACCAGCTTCGATCATCTTTCTGGCAGGAGCATAATGGGATAATCCAAGACTGAAGGTTGTTGCAGGAAGAAGAATTGGAATCACACGTGCTTCTTTCAACCTTTGTATACCTTTGTCAGAAATAGCTACGAGATGATCTGCACTTACAGCATTCACTTCAGCTGCCAGTTCAGCACCGCCAATCGGTTCGAGTTCATCAGCATGGAACCTGACCTTGAATCCCAGTTCTTTTGCTTTTTTGAGAACTCTTCTGGATTCATCGACTGTAAAAACATGCTCTTCACAAAAGATATCACAATACTCTGCAAGATTCTGCTCTTTTACCGCTGGTAACATTTCATTGATGAGAATATCGAGATATGCTTCATGATCATCTTTGTACTCGTCAGGATATTCGTGAGCTCCCAGAAATGTCGGAATAATCTCCATTGCAGAAAGTTCATTTATCTTTTGAATTGCCTTAAGCATTTTAATTTCTGATTCTGTGGTGAGACCATAGCCGCTTTTAGCTTCAATCGTTGTGGTTCCCATAGAAAGCATTTTATTTATACGTTTCAATCCGAGTTCAACAAGCTCATCCATCGATGCATTTCTCACATCATGAATGCTTGCACGGATACCACCGCCAGTTTGGGAAATTGCCTTATAAGACTTTCCCTGCAAACGCATCTCAAATTCGTTTTCACGCGTCTTAACAAAGATAGGATGTGTATGAGGATCGATGAAACCGGGCATAACAACTTTACCGGAAGCATTGAGAATTCTATCTGCAGTGAATGATCGTTCTGCTTCGTTGCTTGATCCAAAGAAGACAATTATTCCATCTTTAACACCAACCGCCCCATCCTCGATCAACCCTATGTCTTGAAGATCAGAACCAACTTTGGGAATAGGTGAAGCAGCTGTTACAAGCTGACTTGCTTGTGTAATGAGTATATCTAATTTTTCTGTTTTTCTAATCATGTATTTGATTCTTCTATCAAACATACAGCGAAAACCTTTATGCCATCGCTGTTTCCCACGAATCCCATTCCTTCTTCACGAGTAGCTTTTATCGAGATTTGTGCGCTTTCTATGTCAAGTTTGGCAGCGATAATCTCCTTCATTTCAGGAAGATAAGGTGCTAGTTTTGGTTTTTCAAGAACAATGGTTGAGTCTATATTCACAATTTTATAACCTGATTCCTGAAGAAGATGCTTGGTTTTTTTAAGCAGGATAATACTTGAAATTTTTTTGTAAGCCTGATCAGTATCTGGAAAATGCATTCCAATATCCCCAAGATTTGCCGCACCAAGAAGACTGTCTATGATCGCATGAATAAGTGCATCTGCGTCGGAATGACCTAACAGACCTTTCTCATTGGGAATATGTACTCCTCCAAGGATAAGTTCTCTACCTTTGACTAATTGATGAACATCATATCCGAATCCGATCTTCATCACACCTCCTTAATGAGTAATTCAGCCAAGATCAGATCGAAGGGATCAGTGATTTTAATATTTAAGGAAGTTCCCTTGAGAATATAGACAGGCTGCCCCATTTTCTCTATCAATTCAGCATCGTCCCGTACTGAGATATCTTCTTCTTTCGCTAATCTGTGCGCTTTCTTTATTTCAGCAAATGTAAATGTCTGGGGTGTGTAAATTTCCCAGAGCAAATCCCTGTCTAACGTCCTAATCACTTTGCTGTCTTTGACTTCTTTGATCGTATTTTTTACAGGATGGGCTAGGGTAACAGCACCATGTTGCTTTGCCAGGTCGATGCTTTCGAGGATTTCTGAAATTTTCACAAAAGGGCGGACACTGTCATGGATTGATACGATCTCTGTGTTATCATCAAGAATTTGGAGAGCATTATATACTGAATCCTGCCGTCTTTTTCCACCAGCTATGATTGAAATTACCTTATCATCATAATCATAGAATGTAAAAAGCAACTCTTGTAAAAAATCAATATCTGAAACTGGGCAGGTAATGATAATTTGTTCAAAAACCTGCGCTTTCACAAACGTCTCAAGCGTATGCAGAATGATTGGTTTGTCCCCAATTTCAATAAACTGCTTCTTCTTAGGGGAGTTCATTCTTCGACCGCTCCCAGCAGCAGTAAGGATAGCACAATTACTCATGGTTCATACTCCCAATTATGTTACGAGCGAATAACTCGTCTTTTTTAATCTGAGCTACCAGCGCATCGATTGACTCAAAGGCACGTTCATTTCTGATCTTCTGTACAAATAATACCTCAAAATCCTCTTCGTATATATGATCATTAAAATCTAAGATATGCGTTTCGAGACTTTTCTGTCGATTATTTTTATCGATCGTGGGTCGTGTGCCCACATTTGTAAGTCCCCAATACATCTTATTTTCGTATTTGATACGACTCAGATAGACACCAATTGCGGGAAACAACTTACGGATTTCACAAGGTTTCAGATTGATCGTGGGATATCCGTACTCTCTTCCGATCTGGTTGCCTTTTTCAACAGTTCCCATGATGCAGTATTCTCGACCAAGCATTTTGTTTGCTTTTTGGATATTACCTTCACTCAGATATTTCCTTATCGCAGTACTTGATACGATCTCGTTATCAATGAAGACCTCATCAACCATTTCGACACGA
This window encodes:
- a CDS encoding bifunctional riboflavin kinase/FAD synthetase, whose product is MKNLHKIKKHLINPVVTIGTFDGVHVGHKVLLERVIERTKALNGVSVVITYHPHPIEILKKKVYPFLLTEKVKKEQFLKEYGIDYVLWLDFDINLAHLSPAEFIRDHLCKGIGAKKIIVGYDWHFGKGRAGDYHLLKELEPDSCYRVEMVDEVFIDNEIVSSTAIRKYLSEGNIQKANKMLGREYCIMGTVEKGNQIGREYGYPTINLKPCEIRKLFPAIGVYLSRIKYENKMYWGLTNVGTRPTIDKNNRQKSLETHILDFNDHIYEEDFEVLFVQKIRNERAFESIDALVAQIKKDELFARNIIGSMNHE
- the ispD gene encoding 2-C-methyl-D-erythritol 4-phosphate cytidylyltransferase → MSNCAILTAAGSGRRMNSPKKKQFIEIGDKPIILHTLETFVKAQVFEQIIITCPVSDIDFLQELLFTFYDYDDKVISIIAGGKRRQDSVYNALQILDDNTEIVSIHDSVRPFVKISEILESIDLAKQHGAVTLAHPVKNTIKEVKDSKVIRTLDRDLLWEIYTPQTFTFAEIKKAHRLAKEEDISVRDDAELIEKMGQPVYILKGTSLNIKITDPFDLILAELLIKEV
- a CDS encoding imidazolonepropionase; the encoded protein is MIRKTEKLDILITQASQLVTAASPIPKVGSDLQDIGLIEDGAVGVKDGIIVFFGSSNEAERSFTADRILNASGKVVMPGFIDPHTHPIFVKTRENEFEMRLQGKSYKAISQTGGGIRASIHDVRNASMDELVELGLKRINKMLSMGTTTIEAKSGYGLTTESEIKMLKAIQKINELSAMEIIPTFLGAHEYPDEYKDDHEAYLDILINEMLPAVKEQNLAEYCDIFCEEHVFTVDESRRVLKKAKELGFKVRFHADELEPIGGAELAAEVNAVSADHLVAISDKGIQRLKEARVIPILLPATTFSLGLSHYAPARKMIEAGLPITLSTDFNPGSCNCDSQQLVTSIACLQMKMLPSETINAITINAAFSLERGDIIGSIEIGKQADIIILDIPSYQYLPYHLGSSSVVTVIKKGIILNN
- a CDS encoding 2-C-methyl-D-erythritol 2,4-cyclodiphosphate synthase codes for the protein MKIGFGYDVHQLVKGRELILGGVHIPNEKGLLGHSDADALIHAIIDSLLGAANLGDIGMHFPDTDQAYKKISSIILLKKTKHLLQESGYKIVNIDSTIVLEKPKLAPYLPEMKEIIAAKLDIESAQISIKATREEGMGFVGNSDGIKVFAVCLIEESNT